The Pseudomonas allokribbensis genome has a window encoding:
- a CDS encoding hybrid sensor histidine kinase/response regulator: MRWLRIAIGFTVTLLTLLCMLPAQAAQGSGWSVLLDDQGNLQLSDIRSTRYTNQFSPIELDRLTAAEPDGALWLRFRLAPGKHEQVLRIFAPDLSHLNLYVLDGDRLIEQRETGTVQAQAERPLPSSDFLLPLPQSDKSLDIYLRMVSDHQLRPYITLQSAVMGAANHNQTLIYGLLFGCLAMLILHNLIRYAYTRSRSSLWLAVCEALLSLSLLLLLNLAGPWLPNWHAIQTPGAYLALLLTAPAGLMFAYRFFAPLGPHPLNKLLLGDILFIVICSLLLLFVNTLPLNIITYALVALAGLSMLLVAFYHWQKGYRPARLFVAAMVVFNIGTLIILPALLGLTLVAPQGLIMTLMGFICISGLLMSIALGERQRSITESRFSISRDLAASNAEINAKAEFLAKISHEIRTPMNGVLGMTELLLGTPLSVKQRDYVQTIHSAGNELLTLINEILDISRLESGQIELDDVQFDLNALIDDCLSIYRAKAEQQNVELISFIQPQVPRVISGDPTRLRQTLLSLLENALKKTEEGEVLVVVALDERSTKPRLRIAVQDSGQPMDQEERDALMHAELHSKHFLSANRLGGNLGLVIARQLIRLMQGEFGIKSGASQGSTLWLTLPLDPDRLEHPTSDLDSPLQGARVLVVDDNDTCRKVLVQQCSAWGLNVSAVPSGKEALALLRTKAHLRDYFDVVLLDQNMPGMTGMQLAAKIKEDPSLNHDILLIMLTGISNAPSKIIARNSGIKRILAKPVAGYTLKTTLADELNQRNRGQAVFQPQPTGPATAVKVPSDFRILVAEDNTISTKVIRGMLGKLNLQPDTASNGEEALQAMKAQRYDLVLMDCEMPILDGFSATQQLRAWEVGNQRIRTPIVALTAHILAEHKERARQAGMDGHMAKPVELSQLRELIEHWVAQRDQQNRSTARTS, from the coding sequence GTGCGCTGGCTCAGGATTGCCATAGGCTTCACCGTCACACTGTTGACCTTGCTCTGCATGCTTCCGGCCCAGGCCGCGCAAGGCAGTGGCTGGTCGGTATTGCTCGACGATCAGGGCAACCTCCAGCTGAGCGACATCCGCTCCACCCGCTACACCAATCAATTCAGCCCTATCGAGCTTGACCGCCTCACCGCGGCCGAACCCGATGGCGCGTTATGGCTGCGCTTCAGACTGGCGCCCGGCAAGCACGAACAAGTGCTGCGCATCTTCGCTCCCGACCTGTCACACCTCAATCTGTACGTGCTCGATGGCGACAGACTGATCGAGCAACGGGAAACCGGCACCGTCCAGGCCCAGGCCGAGCGCCCCCTGCCGAGCAGCGACTTTCTGCTGCCGCTGCCGCAAAGCGACAAGTCCCTCGACATCTACCTGCGAATGGTCTCCGACCACCAGTTACGTCCGTACATCACCCTGCAATCGGCCGTGATGGGCGCGGCTAATCATAACCAGACGCTGATCTACGGCTTGCTGTTCGGCTGCCTGGCGATGCTGATCCTGCACAACCTGATCCGCTACGCCTACACCCGCTCGCGCAGCAGCCTGTGGCTGGCAGTCTGTGAAGCGCTGCTGAGCCTGAGCCTGTTGCTGCTGCTCAACCTCGCCGGTCCTTGGCTGCCGAACTGGCACGCGATCCAGACCCCCGGCGCCTATCTGGCCCTGTTGCTGACCGCGCCGGCCGGCCTGATGTTCGCCTACCGCTTCTTCGCCCCGCTCGGCCCGCACCCGCTGAACAAGCTGCTGCTGGGCGACATCCTGTTCATCGTGATCTGCAGCCTGTTGCTGTTGTTCGTCAACACCCTGCCGCTGAACATCATCACCTACGCACTGGTGGCCCTGGCCGGGCTGAGCATGTTGCTGGTGGCGTTCTATCACTGGCAGAAAGGCTACCGCCCTGCCCGACTGTTCGTCGCCGCGATGGTGGTGTTCAACATCGGCACGCTGATCATCCTTCCGGCCTTGCTGGGGCTGACCCTGGTGGCGCCGCAGGGTTTGATCATGACCCTGATGGGCTTCATCTGCATCAGTGGCCTGTTGATGAGCATCGCCCTCGGCGAGCGCCAGCGCAGCATCACCGAAAGCCGCTTCAGCATCAGCCGCGACCTCGCCGCGAGCAACGCCGAGATCAATGCCAAGGCCGAATTCCTCGCCAAGATCAGCCACGAGATCCGCACGCCGATGAACGGTGTGCTGGGCATGACCGAATTGCTGCTCGGCACGCCGCTGTCGGTCAAGCAACGCGACTACGTGCAGACCATCCACAGCGCCGGCAACGAACTGCTGACCCTGATCAACGAGATCCTCGACATCTCCCGCCTCGAATCCGGGCAGATCGAGCTGGACGACGTGCAGTTCGACCTCAACGCCCTGATCGACGATTGCCTGAGCATCTACCGCGCCAAGGCGGAACAGCAGAACGTCGAACTCATCAGCTTCATCCAGCCGCAAGTGCCACGGGTCATCAGCGGTGACCCGACGCGTCTGCGCCAGACGCTGCTGAGCCTGCTGGAAAACGCCCTGAAGAAAACCGAAGAAGGCGAAGTGCTGGTGGTGGTTGCCCTCGATGAGCGCAGCACCAAACCGCGCCTGCGCATTGCCGTGCAGGACAGCGGCCAACCGATGGATCAGGAAGAACGCGACGCCCTGATGCACGCCGAATTGCACAGCAAGCACTTCCTGTCGGCCAACCGGCTGGGCGGCAATCTCGGGCTGGTAATCGCACGGCAACTGATTCGCCTGATGCAGGGCGAGTTCGGCATCAAGAGCGGCGCCAGCCAGGGCAGTACGCTGTGGCTGACCCTGCCGCTGGATCCCGATCGCCTGGAGCATCCGACCTCCGATCTCGACAGTCCGCTGCAAGGCGCGCGGGTACTGGTGGTCGACGACAACGACACCTGCCGCAAAGTGCTGGTGCAACAGTGCAGCGCCTGGGGCCTGAACGTCAGCGCGGTACCGTCGGGCAAGGAAGCGCTGGCCCTGTTGCGTACCAAGGCGCATTTGCGTGATTACTTCGACGTGGTCCTGCTGGACCAGAACATGCCCGGCATGACCGGCATGCAACTGGCGGCCAAGATCAAGGAAGACCCGAGCCTGAACCACGACATCCTGCTGATCATGCTCACCGGCATCAGCAATGCGCCGAGCAAGATCATCGCGCGCAACTCGGGGATCAAACGCATCCTGGCCAAACCGGTGGCCGGTTACACGCTCAAGACCACGCTGGCCGACGAACTGAACCAACGCAATCGTGGCCAGGCCGTGTTCCAGCCACAACCGACCGGCCCGGCCACGGCCGTCAAGGTCCCGAGCGATTTCCGCATCCTCGTCGCCGAAGACAACACGATCTCCACCAAAGTGATCCGCGGCATGCTCGGCAAGCTCAATCTGCAACCGGACACCGCCAGCAATGGCGAAGAAGCCTTGCAGGCCATGAAAGCCCAGCGCTACGACCTGGTGTTGATGGACTGCGAAATGCCGATCCTCGATGGTTTCTCCGCCACCCAGCAACTGCGGGCCTGGGAAGTCGGCAATCAGCGCATCCGTACACCGATCGTCGCACTGACCGCGCACATCCTCGCCGAACACAAGGAGCGTGCGCGCCAGGCCGGCATGGACGGGCACATGGCCAAACCGGTGGAGCTTTCGCAATTGCGTGAACTGATCGAGCACTGGGTGGCCCAGCGTGATCAGCAAAACCGCAGCACCGCACGTACGTCTTGA
- the purD gene encoding phosphoribosylamine--glycine ligase, translated as MNVLIIGSGGREHALAWKVAQDPRVQKVFVAPGNAGTAIEAKCENVAIDVLALEQLADFAEKNVSLTIVGPEVPLVAGVVDLFRSRGLDCFGPTAGAAQLEGSKAFTKDFLARHKIPTADYQNFTEIEPALAYLREKGAPIVIKADGLAAGKGVIVAMTLAEAEDAVRDMLAGNAFGDAGSRVVIEEFLDGEEASFIVMVDGKNVLPMATSQDHKRVGDGDSGPNTGGMGAYSPAPVVTADVHQRVMDLVIWPTVRGMAEEGNVYTGFLYAGLMIDKAGNPKVIEFNCRFGDPETQPVMLRLQSSLVLLVEAALAQALDKVEAQWDPRPSVGIVLAAGGYPGDYAKGATINGLDAAASLEGKVFHAGTALKDGNVVTAGGRVLCATAMGASVGAAQEQAYKLAKAIDWEGCFYRTDIGYRAIARERGETR; from the coding sequence ATGAATGTTTTGATCATTGGCAGCGGTGGCCGCGAACACGCCCTGGCCTGGAAAGTGGCTCAGGATCCGCGTGTGCAGAAGGTATTCGTCGCACCGGGCAACGCCGGCACCGCGATTGAAGCCAAGTGCGAAAACGTCGCCATCGACGTACTGGCCCTCGAGCAACTGGCCGACTTCGCCGAGAAGAACGTTTCGCTGACCATCGTCGGTCCGGAAGTGCCGCTGGTTGCCGGCGTCGTCGACCTGTTCCGCTCCCGTGGCCTGGACTGCTTCGGTCCGACCGCCGGTGCCGCGCAGCTGGAAGGCTCGAAAGCCTTCACCAAGGATTTCCTGGCTCGCCACAAGATCCCGACTGCCGACTACCAGAACTTCACCGAGATCGAGCCTGCCCTGGCTTACCTGCGTGAAAAAGGCGCGCCGATCGTGATCAAGGCCGACGGCCTGGCCGCCGGTAAAGGCGTGATCGTCGCCATGACCCTGGCCGAAGCCGAAGACGCCGTGCGCGACATGCTCGCCGGCAACGCCTTCGGCGACGCTGGTTCGCGCGTCGTGATCGAAGAGTTCCTCGACGGCGAAGAAGCCAGCTTCATCGTCATGGTCGACGGCAAGAACGTCCTGCCGATGGCCACCAGCCAGGACCACAAACGCGTCGGCGACGGCGACAGCGGCCCGAACACCGGCGGCATGGGGGCTTACTCCCCTGCCCCGGTGGTCACCGCCGACGTGCACCAGCGCGTGATGGATCTGGTGATCTGGCCGACCGTGCGCGGTATGGCCGAGGAAGGCAACGTCTACACCGGTTTCCTGTACGCCGGTCTGATGATCGACAAGGCCGGCAATCCGAAGGTCATCGAGTTCAACTGCCGTTTCGGCGATCCGGAAACCCAACCGGTAATGCTGCGTCTGCAGTCGAGCCTGGTGTTGCTGGTCGAAGCGGCATTGGCCCAGGCCCTGGATAAAGTCGAAGCGCAGTGGGATCCACGTCCGAGCGTCGGCATCGTGCTGGCCGCTGGCGGTTACCCGGGCGACTACGCCAAGGGCGCGACGATCAACGGTCTGGACGCGGCAGCGAGCCTGGAAGGCAAGGTCTTCCACGCCGGCACCGCGCTCAAGGACGGCAACGTCGTGACGGCCGGTGGTCGGGTGCTGTGCGCTACTGCCATGGGCGCCAGCGTGGGTGCTGCCCAGGAGCAGGCCTACAAACTGGCCAAGGCCATCGACTGGGAAGGCTGCTTCTACCGCACCGACATTGGCTACCGCGCCATTGCTCGTGAACGCGGCGAAACCCGGTAA
- the purH gene encoding bifunctional phosphoribosylaminoimidazolecarboxamide formyltransferase/IMP cyclohydrolase has protein sequence MTDQTTRLPIRRALISVSDKTGILEFARELEALGVEILSTGGTFKLLQDNGVAAVEVADYTGFAEMMDGRVKTLHPKIHGGILGRRGIDDAIMNEHGIKPIDLVAVNLYPFEATISKPGCDLPTAIENIDIGGPTMVRSAAKNHKDVAIVVNASDYANVLENLKAGGLTYAQRFDLMLKAFEHTAAYDGMIANYMGTVNQAAETLSTEGRSEFPRTFNSQFIKAQEMRYGENPHQSAAFYVEAKPAEVGIATATQLQGKELSYNNVADTDAALECVKSFVKPACVIVKHANPCGVAVSPDAEGGIRQAYELAYATDTESAFGGIIAFNRELDAETAKAIVERQFVEVIIAPSVSEEARAIVAAKANVRLLACGDWSADRAAAWDYKRVNGGLLVQSRDIGMIGADDLKVVTKRAPTEQEIHDLIFAWKVAKYVKSNAIVYAKNRQTIGVGAGQMSRVNSARIAAIKAEHAGLQVAGSVMASDAFFPFRDGLDNAAKVGITAVIQPGGSMRDAEVIAAADEAGIAMVFTGMRHFRH, from the coding sequence ATGACCGACCAGACTACCCGCCTGCCGATCCGCCGCGCCTTGATCAGTGTTTCCGACAAGACCGGGATCCTCGAATTCGCCAGGGAGCTGGAAGCCCTGGGCGTGGAAATCCTTTCCACCGGCGGGACCTTCAAACTGCTGCAGGACAACGGCGTGGCCGCAGTGGAAGTCGCGGATTACACCGGTTTCGCAGAGATGATGGACGGGCGGGTGAAAACCCTGCACCCGAAAATCCACGGCGGGATCCTCGGTCGTCGCGGTATCGATGACGCGATCATGAACGAGCACGGCATCAAGCCGATCGATCTGGTAGCCGTCAACCTGTACCCGTTCGAAGCCACCATCAGCAAGCCAGGCTGCGACCTGCCGACCGCCATCGAAAACATCGACATCGGCGGCCCGACCATGGTCCGTTCGGCCGCGAAAAACCATAAAGACGTGGCCATCGTGGTGAATGCCAGCGATTACGCCAACGTCCTGGAAAACCTCAAGGCCGGCGGCCTGACCTATGCTCAGCGTTTCGACCTGATGCTCAAGGCGTTCGAGCACACCGCCGCCTACGACGGCATGATCGCCAACTACATGGGCACCGTGAACCAGGCTGCCGAGACCCTGAGCACCGAAGGTCGCAGCGAATTCCCGCGCACCTTCAACAGCCAGTTCATCAAGGCCCAGGAAATGCGCTACGGCGAGAACCCGCACCAGAGCGCGGCGTTCTACGTGGAAGCCAAACCGGCCGAAGTCGGTATCGCTACCGCCACCCAGCTGCAAGGCAAAGAGCTGTCGTACAACAACGTGGCCGACACCGACGCCGCGCTGGAATGCGTGAAGAGCTTCGTCAAACCAGCCTGCGTGATCGTCAAGCACGCCAACCCGTGCGGCGTGGCCGTGAGCCCGGACGCCGAAGGCGGCATCCGTCAGGCCTACGAACTGGCCTACGCCACCGACACCGAGTCGGCGTTCGGCGGCATCATCGCCTTCAACCGTGAACTGGATGCCGAGACCGCCAAGGCGATCGTCGAGCGTCAGTTCGTTGAAGTGATCATCGCCCCGAGCGTCAGCGAAGAAGCTCGTGCCATCGTTGCTGCCAAGGCCAATGTGCGCCTGCTGGCCTGCGGCGACTGGTCGGCTGACCGCGCTGCTGCCTGGGACTACAAGCGCGTCAACGGTGGCCTGCTGGTTCAGAGCCGTGACATCGGCATGATCGGCGCCGACGACCTGAAAGTGGTGACCAAGCGCGCCCCGACCGAACAGGAAATCCACGACCTGATCTTCGCCTGGAAAGTGGCCAAGTACGTTAAATCCAACGCCATCGTCTACGCCAAGAACCGTCAGACCATCGGTGTCGGCGCCGGCCAGATGAGCCGCGTGAACTCGGCACGTATTGCCGCGATCAAGGCTGAACACGCCGGTCTGCAAGTCGCAGGTTCCGTGATGGCATCCGATGCGTTCTTCCCGTTCCGCGACGGCCTGGACAATGCGGCCAAGGTCGGTATCACAGCGGTGATCCAGCCAGGCGGTTCGATGCGCGATGCTGAAGTGATTGCTGCTGCTGACGAAGCCGGTATCGCGATGGTGTTCACTGGCATGCGTCATTTCCGCCACTGA
- the fis gene encoding DNA-binding transcriptional regulator Fis codes for MTMMTETLVSGTTPVSDNVNLKQHLNTPSEEGQTLRGSVEKALHNYFAHLEGAAVTDVYNLVLSEVEAPLLESVMNYVKGNQTKASELLGLNRGTLRKKLKQYDLL; via the coding sequence ATGACGATGATGACCGAGACTTTAGTGAGTGGAACAACACCCGTGAGCGACAACGTGAATTTGAAACAGCACCTCAATACACCGAGCGAAGAAGGCCAGACCCTTCGCGGGAGTGTCGAGAAGGCGCTGCACAATTATTTCGCCCACCTTGAGGGCGCAGCCGTCACGGACGTGTACAACCTGGTGCTCTCCGAAGTCGAGGCTCCCCTGCTCGAAAGCGTGATGAACTACGTCAAGGGCAACCAGACCAAGGCCAGCGAGCTGCTCGGACTCAACCGCGGCACGCTGCGCAAGAAACTCAAGCAATACGATCTGCTGTAA
- the dusB gene encoding tRNA dihydrouridine synthase DusB — protein sequence MSAVRIGPYTLQNGLILAPMAGVTDQPFRQLCKRLGAGLVVSEMVTSDMSLWNTRKSRMRMIHEGDPEPRSVQIAGGDAQMLADAARANVELGAQIIDINMGCPAKKVCNKAAGSALLKDEALVTEILHAVVAAVDVPVTLKIRTGWDRDNKNGLTVAKIAEQAGITALAVHGRTRADLYTGEAEYDTIAAIKQAVSIPVFANGDIVSPEKARYVLDATGADGLLIGRAAQGRPWIFREIEHFLRTGEKLPAPELIEVERILLEHLAALHAFYGDVMGVRIARKHVGWYLATLPGAKEFRARFNRLDGTETQCANVREFFAERYKSLTGDGEGVAA from the coding sequence ATGTCGGCGGTACGCATCGGCCCATATACATTGCAGAACGGCTTGATCCTCGCCCCCATGGCGGGTGTCACCGACCAGCCCTTTCGTCAGTTGTGCAAGCGATTGGGCGCAGGGCTTGTAGTCTCGGAAATGGTCACCAGTGACATGAGCCTGTGGAATACCCGCAAGTCGCGCATGCGCATGATCCACGAAGGCGATCCCGAGCCACGCTCGGTACAGATTGCCGGTGGCGACGCGCAGATGCTGGCGGATGCGGCCCGGGCCAACGTCGAACTGGGTGCACAGATTATCGATATCAACATGGGTTGCCCGGCAAAAAAAGTCTGCAACAAGGCTGCCGGCTCCGCGTTGTTGAAGGATGAAGCACTGGTTACCGAGATCCTGCACGCCGTGGTGGCTGCGGTTGATGTGCCGGTGACCCTGAAGATCCGCACCGGATGGGATCGCGACAACAAGAACGGCCTGACCGTGGCGAAGATCGCCGAGCAGGCCGGGATCACGGCGCTGGCGGTGCATGGCCGCACCCGCGCCGACCTGTACACCGGCGAAGCCGAGTACGACACCATTGCCGCGATCAAGCAGGCGGTGTCGATTCCGGTCTTTGCCAACGGCGACATCGTATCGCCAGAAAAGGCCCGCTACGTGCTCGACGCGACCGGTGCCGATGGCCTGTTGATCGGCCGGGCCGCCCAGGGGCGGCCATGGATTTTTCGTGAGATCGAACACTTCCTGCGTACCGGCGAAAAACTGCCGGCGCCGGAGCTGATCGAGGTGGAACGCATTCTGCTTGAGCATCTGGCTGCCCTCCACGCCTTTTATGGGGACGTGATGGGTGTACGCATTGCCCGAAAGCATGTGGGCTGGTATCTCGCAACCTTGCCGGGCGCCAAGGAGTTTCGCGCCCGTTTCAATCGTTTGGATGGTACGGAAACACAATGCGCCAACGTTCGGGAGTTCTTCGCCGAACGTTACAAGAGCCTGACAGGGGACGGAGAAGGGGTGGCCGCATGA
- a CDS encoding DUF3426 domain-containing protein has translation MTDSFVTQCPHCQTSFRVSHTQLSVARGVVRCGSCLQVFNAAKQLLEQRAGKEAVTPVAPAIVEPAPVTEAPVVARPPEPIEPPEPRTISQKQWSAAELDLDSLDLDQELARLEQREIQPTTEFGRPREESLSARRDSHEPEDEPWSDSLFSEPADERVSEPEHETEAVDPEPVKPERTEPSLSLEPVDLDDEPPIPQLRLHDPIDHSARHERLSASDETDDDLTPVEPPRKKRERSEPGVRAEVLQDLTDDPLQLDWQKRRSPWGRRLLWLLLILLAAGALAGQYIAYHFDELARQDQYRPWFQQLCPQIGCTVPSKVDIAKIKSSNLVVRSHPEFSGALVVDAIIYNRAPFSQPFPLLELRFADLNGHLIASRRFKPGEYLNGDLEGMAEMPPQTPIHIALDILDPGPKAVNYSLSFHSPE, from the coding sequence ATGACCGACAGCTTCGTCACCCAGTGCCCGCATTGCCAAACCAGTTTCCGCGTCAGCCACACTCAATTGAGCGTGGCCCGCGGGGTGGTTCGTTGCGGCTCCTGCCTGCAAGTGTTCAACGCAGCCAAGCAGTTGCTCGAACAACGCGCAGGCAAGGAAGCAGTCACGCCGGTAGCGCCAGCCATCGTCGAACCGGCACCGGTCACCGAAGCACCGGTCGTCGCCAGACCACCCGAGCCAATCGAACCGCCTGAGCCGCGCACCATCAGCCAGAAGCAGTGGAGCGCCGCCGAGCTGGATCTGGACAGCCTGGATCTGGATCAGGAACTGGCCCGCCTCGAGCAGCGGGAAATCCAGCCGACCACCGAATTCGGCCGCCCGCGCGAAGAGTCTCTCAGCGCTCGACGCGACAGCCATGAGCCGGAAGACGAGCCGTGGTCGGACAGCCTGTTCAGCGAACCGGCGGACGAGCGGGTCAGTGAACCCGAGCATGAAACCGAAGCCGTCGATCCGGAACCGGTAAAACCGGAACGCACCGAACCGTCATTGTCGCTGGAACCAGTGGATCTCGATGACGAGCCGCCCATCCCGCAACTGCGCCTGCACGACCCGATCGATCATTCCGCGCGCCACGAACGCCTGTCGGCCAGTGACGAGACGGACGACGACCTGACACCGGTCGAGCCGCCGCGTAAAAAGCGCGAACGCAGCGAGCCCGGCGTACGTGCCGAAGTGCTGCAGGACCTGACCGACGACCCGCTGCAACTGGACTGGCAGAAACGCCGTTCGCCCTGGGGCCGACGCCTGCTCTGGCTGTTGTTGATCCTTTTGGCCGCTGGCGCTCTCGCCGGTCAGTACATCGCCTATCATTTCGATGAGCTGGCCCGCCAGGATCAATACCGCCCGTGGTTCCAGCAACTCTGCCCGCAGATCGGCTGCACGGTGCCGTCCAAGGTCGATATCGCCAAGATCAAGAGCAGCAACCTGGTAGTGCGCAGCCATCCGGAGTTCAGCGGAGCGCTGGTGGTGGACGCGATCATCTATAACCGCGCGCCCTTCTCGCAACCGTTTCCGCTGCTGGAGTTGCGCTTCGCCGACCTCAACGGCCACCTGATCGCCAGCCGTCGCTTCAAACCCGGCGAATACCTCAACGGCGACCTTGAAGGCATGGCGGAGATGCCGCCGCAGACGCCGATCCACATCGCCCTCGACATCCTCGACCCGGGGCCGAAAGCGGTGAACTACAGCCTGAGTTTCCACTCGCCCGAGTGA
- the prmA gene encoding 50S ribosomal protein L11 methyltransferase, which produces MPWLQVRLAISPEQAETYEDAFLEVGAVSVTFMDAEDQPIFEPELNTTPLWAHTHLLALFEGGTEAAPVLAHLELLTGSPLPEHHSEVIEDQDWERSWMDGFQPMQFGQRLWIVPSWHAAPQPDAVNLLLDPGLAFGTGTHPTTALCLEWLDGQDLKDCNVLDFGCGSGILAIAALLLGAKEAVGTDIDVQALEASRDNAGRNGIADELFPLYLPEDLPQVKADVLVANILAGPLVSLAPQLSGLVKSGGRLALSGILAEQGEEVAAAYAQDFDLDPIANRDGWVRITGRRR; this is translated from the coding sequence ATGCCTTGGCTGCAAGTCCGTCTCGCCATCAGCCCAGAACAAGCCGAAACCTACGAAGACGCTTTCCTTGAAGTGGGCGCCGTTTCGGTGACCTTCATGGACGCCGAAGATCAGCCGATCTTCGAACCGGAACTCAATACCACCCCGCTGTGGGCGCACACCCACCTGCTGGCCCTGTTCGAGGGCGGCACCGAAGCGGCGCCGGTACTGGCCCATCTCGAGCTGCTGACCGGCAGCCCGCTGCCCGAGCATCACAGCGAAGTGATCGAAGACCAGGACTGGGAACGCAGCTGGATGGACGGTTTCCAGCCGATGCAATTCGGCCAGCGCCTGTGGATCGTGCCGAGCTGGCACGCCGCGCCGCAACCTGACGCAGTCAACCTGCTGCTGGATCCGGGCCTGGCGTTCGGCACTGGCACCCACCCGACCACGGCCCTGTGCCTGGAATGGCTGGACGGTCAGGACCTGAAAGACTGCAACGTGCTGGACTTCGGTTGCGGCTCGGGGATTCTGGCCATCGCCGCCCTGCTGCTCGGCGCCAAGGAAGCCGTCGGCACCGACATCGACGTGCAGGCGCTGGAAGCGTCCCGCGACAACGCCGGTCGCAACGGTATTGCCGACGAGCTGTTCCCGCTGTACCTGCCGGAGGATCTGCCGCAGGTCAAAGCTGACGTGCTGGTGGCCAATATTCTGGCCGGCCCGCTGGTTTCCCTGGCGCCGCAACTGTCCGGCCTGGTCAAGTCCGGCGGGCGTCTCGCACTGTCCGGGATCCTCGCCGAACAAGGTGAAGAAGTCGCCGCCGCCTACGCGCAGGACTTCGATCTCGACCCGATCGCCAATCGCGATGGCTGGGTGCGCATCACCGGCCGTCGGCGCTAG
- the accC gene encoding acetyl-CoA carboxylase biotin carboxylase subunit: MTAKLEKVLIANRGEIALRILRACKEMGIKTVAVYSKADKELMHLGLADESVCIGPASAAHSYLHIPAIIAAAEVTGATAIHPGYGFLAENADFAEQVENSGFAFIGPKADTIRLMGDKVSAKHAMIEAGVPTVPGSDGPLPEDEETALRIGREVGYPVIIKAAGGGGGRGMRVVHKEEDLIAFAKLTRTEAGAAFGNPMVYLEKFLTNPRHVEVQVLSDGQGNAIHLGDRDCSLQRRHQKVLEEAPAPGIDEQARKEVLARCVKACVDIGYRGAGTFEFLYENGRFYFIEMNTRVQVEHPVSEMVTGIDIVKEMLSIAAGNKLSFTQDDVVIRGHSLECRINAEDPKTFMPSPGTVKHFHAPGGNGVRVDSHLYSGYAVPPNYDSLIGKLITYGATRDEAMARMRNALDEIVVDGIKTNIPLHRDLTRDEGFCKGGVNIHYLEHKLAGEKH, encoded by the coding sequence ATGACTGCGAAGTTGGAAAAAGTTCTGATCGCTAACCGCGGTGAGATCGCCCTGCGGATTCTGCGTGCCTGCAAAGAGATGGGCATCAAGACCGTCGCCGTTTACTCCAAGGCCGACAAAGAGCTGATGCACCTGGGTCTGGCAGACGAATCCGTCTGCATCGGCCCGGCTTCTGCCGCGCACTCTTACCTGCACATCCCGGCAATCATCGCGGCCGCTGAAGTGACTGGCGCTACCGCCATTCACCCAGGCTACGGTTTCCTCGCGGAAAACGCCGACTTTGCCGAGCAGGTCGAGAACTCCGGTTTCGCTTTCATCGGCCCGAAAGCCGACACCATTCGCCTGATGGGCGACAAGGTATCGGCCAAGCACGCGATGATCGAAGCGGGCGTTCCAACCGTTCCAGGCTCCGACGGCCCACTGCCGGAAGACGAAGAAACGGCACTGCGCATCGGTCGTGAAGTCGGCTACCCGGTGATCATCAAAGCCGCTGGCGGCGGTGGTGGTCGCGGCATGCGCGTGGTGCACAAGGAAGAAGACCTGATCGCCTTCGCCAAGCTGACCCGCACCGAAGCTGGCGCGGCGTTCGGCAACCCGATGGTCTATCTGGAAAAATTCCTGACCAACCCGCGTCACGTCGAAGTACAGGTTCTGTCCGACGGCCAGGGTAACGCCATCCACCTGGGCGACCGCGACTGCTCGCTGCAGCGCCGTCACCAGAAGGTCCTCGAAGAAGCGCCGGCACCGGGCATCGACGAGCAGGCCCGCAAGGAAGTCCTCGCTCGCTGCGTCAAGGCGTGCGTCGACATCGGCTACCGTGGCGCCGGCACCTTCGAGTTCCTGTACGAGAACGGTCGTTTCTACTTCATCGAAATGAACACCCGTGTTCAGGTGGAGCACCCGGTTTCGGAAATGGTCACCGGTATCGACATCGTCAAGGAGATGCTCAGCATCGCCGCTGGCAACAAGCTGTCGTTCACTCAGGATGACGTGGTCATCCGCGGTCACTCGCTGGAATGCCGGATCAACGCTGAAGACCCGAAAACCTTCATGCCGAGCCCGGGCACGGTCAAGCATTTCCACGCACCAGGCGGCAACGGCGTTCGCGTCGATTCGCACCTGTACAGCGGTTATGCAGTTCCGCCGAACTACGACTCGCTGATCGGCAAGCTGATCACTTACGGCGCCACCCGCGACGAAGCCATGGCACGCATGCGCAATGCCCTGGACGAAATCGTGGTTGACGGGATCAAGACCAACATCCCGCTGCACCGTGACCTGACCCGCGACGAAGGCTTCTGCAAAGGGGGCGTGAACATTCACTACCTCGAGCACAAGCTGGCTGGCGAGAAGCACTAA